In Bacillus sp. S3, the sequence GAACAAATAGCTCTACACCATTTTTTGAACTAGGCATGGATGAATATGATAAAATTATGGAAATTAACCTAAAAGGAATCGTCTTAGCGTGCCAGATTTTTGGAAAGAGAATGATCGATCAGGAACGTAAAGGAAGCATTATTAATATTTCTTCTGTTTCATCAACAACACCGCTTTCACGTGTATTTACGTATTCTGTATCAAAAGCCGGAATCAATAGCGTGACACAATTTTTAGCTCGGGAATTTGCACCAAATGGTATTCGTGTCAATGCGATTATCCCAGGATTCTTCCCAGCTGAACAAAATCGCAAAATATTAGATAAAGAGAGAATTGAAAGTATTATGAGACATACACCTATGAACCGTTTTGGGGAAGCGGAGGAGCTTCAAGGGGCAACGGTTTGGCTCGCTTCAGAAAAGGCATCAAGCTTTGTAACCGGAGCCTTGATCCGTGTTGACGGCGGTTTCGGCAGCATGACAATTTAAAAAGAAAAGTTCCAGCAACCGCGTGCTGAAGCGGGATATTAATAAAAAGGATTCACATAATTCCTAGCCCTATGAAATATGTTAAAATGGCGGCTTAGATTTGATTTTGTTGGTGGAGGGGAAAAAGGACAATGCTGACAGAGAAATATGAAAAATTACAGTCTATTCTCCGTGACATGGACTCGGTCGTTGTGGCATTCTCAGGAGGAGTAGACAGTACGTTTTTGCTTAAGGCTGCATTGGACACACTAGGGAAAGATCATGTGTTGGCAATAACAGCGGACTCTGAAAGTTATCCCTCAAGTGAGCTTAAAGAGGCCAAAATCCTTGCGGAACAAATAGGTGCCAGGCACCAGGTTATTGAAACATCAGAACTGGCCATTCCTGGATATTCAGAGAATAATAAAAACAGATGCTATTTCTGTAAAAGCAGTTTGTTTGATCATTTAATCCCAGTTATGGAAGAGCTGGGCTTTCAAAATGTCATATATGGTGTGATTGCCGATGATATGAATGAATTTCGTCCCGGAATGCAGGCCGCAAAGGAAAAGGGGATCCGAGGTCCTCTGCAGGAGGCGGATTTGTTTAAAAATGAAATCAGGGAACTCTCTCGAACAATGGGTTTGCCAACTTGGGATAAACCATCATTAGCCTGTCTTTCATCTCGGATTGCATACGGTGAGTTTATTACAAAAGAAAAACTATCAAAAGTTGAAAGAGCTGAGGATTATTTAAAATCGCTTCATATTCGCCAAGTTCGAGTCAGAACACATGAGGAAATTGCCCGAATTGAAGTTGAACCATGTGATATGGGGATAATTTTAGAAAATCATGATTCGATAGTAAAAGAGCTTCAAGAATATGGATATAAATATATAACACTAGATTTAATAGGATATCAGAGCGGCAGTATGAATAAGGTACTATCAAAATAGATAATAATTTAGTCCTTGATAAACGAAAAGGCTTTGGAATGCTCCAAAGCCTTTTCGTTTAAAGATTAGAAAACGCAAAAAAAGATAATCATAATGACAACATTACATATAGTTATCTGAAAAGGAAGATGAAGGATGGCAAGAGAGTTAGTAATCGGGCTTGATGTTGGTACAACAAGCGTTAAAGCATGCATATTTGATTTACATGGGAAATTAGTAGCAGACGTAGAGAAGATGATTACTTCAGAATACCCGCAGCAGGGGTGGGTGGAGCAGAATCCTATGGAAATTGAACAGTCTGCAATCATAGCGATTAGGGAAGCCATAGACAATGCAGCTGCTGGAAAGGATGAAATAGTTTCACTTGGTTTTTCTGCTGCGATGCATTCCCTTCTATGTGTTAATGAAGAGGGTATGCCAATTTCCCCTGCACTTATTTGGGCTGACGGGCGAAGCTTTAAACAGTCTGAAGAAATCATAAATACAATCGGAACCAGAGTTTACAGCAAGACAGGAACACCGATCCACCCCATGACACCGTTTGTTAAACTTTTGTGGATGAAAGAGGTTGAGTATGAACCTTATAAACGGGCAGCCTATTTTATGTCCATTAAGGAG encodes:
- the larE gene encoding ATP-dependent sacrificial sulfur transferase LarE encodes the protein MLTEKYEKLQSILRDMDSVVVAFSGGVDSTFLLKAALDTLGKDHVLAITADSESYPSSELKEAKILAEQIGARHQVIETSELAIPGYSENNKNRCYFCKSSLFDHLIPVMEELGFQNVIYGVIADDMNEFRPGMQAAKEKGIRGPLQEADLFKNEIRELSRTMGLPTWDKPSLACLSSRIAYGEFITKEKLSKVERAEDYLKSLHIRQVRVRTHEEIARIEVEPCDMGIILENHDSIVKELQEYGYKYITLDLIGYQSGSMNKVLSK
- a CDS encoding SDR family oxidoreductase, which produces MKQLFDLAGKTAVAIGGNGVLGSAMAKGLADHGAKVAIVGRNLEKAEEVVNEIVKTGGEAKAFQADVSSEDSLNRLADEIEQWSGGCDILLNAPGTNSSTPFFELGMDEYDKIMEINLKGIVLACQIFGKRMIDQERKGSIINISSVSSTTPLSRVFTYSVSKAGINSVTQFLAREFAPNGIRVNAIIPGFFPAEQNRKILDKERIESIMRHTPMNRFGEAEELQGATVWLASEKASSFVTGALIRVDGGFGSMTI